The bacterium genome contains the following window.
CAGCGCGTGCAGAGAATGCAGCGCTCCTGGTCGAGCATGATCAGCGGTCCGATATCGAGCGCCTTCTCCTTGTGGACCTTGTCCTCGAGCGCGAACCGGCTCTCCTGCCGGTCGTAGTCCATGTAGTAGTCCTGCAGCTTGCACTCGCCCGCCTGGTCGCAGATCGGACAGTCGATCGGGTGGTTGATCAGCAGGAATTCGAGGACCGCGGCGCGCACTTCCTTCACCCGATCGCTCTGCGTGCGGATCACCATGCCCTCGGTGGCGCGCGTGTTACACGCGATCTGCAGCTTGGGCATCTTCTCGATCTCGACCAGGCACATGCGGCAGTTGCCGGCGACCGTGAGACCGGGGTGATAGCAATAGTGCGGAATCTCGATGCCGAGGCGCTCGGCCGCCTCGATCAGGTTGACACCGTCCTCGACGGTGATGCGCTGGCCGTCGATCTCGAGCGTGGGCATGGCGGGTCCTCAGGCCTGCGCCGCGGCTGCGGCCGGATGCAGGCGATCCCCGCGCGCGGGACAACCGCCGGTCTCGACGTGCCGCTCGAATTCCGGTCGGAACTTGCTGAGGAAGCTCTGCACCGGCATGGCCGCCGCATCGGCGAGGACGCAGACGGTGTTGCCGATCATGTTGTCGGCGACCCGGCGCAGCAGGTCCACGTCCTGCGGCCGCGCGCCGCCGTGCTCGAGCCGCATCAGCAGATCCTCCAGCCACCCCGTCCCTTCGCGACAGGGCGTGCACTGGCCGCACGACTCGTGACGGTAGAAGCGGGCAATGACCTGCAGTGCCCGGACCATGCAGGTGTCCTCGTCCATGACGATGATTCCGCACGAGCCGAGCAGCGAGCCTGCCTTGGCCACCGATTCGAAATCCATCGCGACGTCGATCTCGCCAGCCGTGAACACCGGCACCGACGAGCCGCCCGGGATGACCGCCTTCAGCGCCTTGCCGTCGCGGATGCCGCCGGCGTGCGTGTAGACGATCTCGCGCAGCGACGTGCCCATCGGCAGCTCGTAGACGCCCGGCTTGTTCACGTGTCCGCTGACGCAATAGAGCTTCGGCCCCGGGCTCTTCTCCGGGCCGATGCCCTTGAACCAGTCGGCCCCGCGGCTGACGATCGCCGGCACGCAGGCGAGCGTCTCGACGTTGTTGACGATGGTGGGCGACGCGAAGAGCCCGTGAGTGGCGGGGAACGGCGGCTTGATGCGCGGGTAGGCGCGCTTGCCTTCGAGGGACTCGATGAGCCCGGTCTCCTCGCCGCAGATGTAGGCGCCGGCGCCCCGGTGCACGTAGATGTCGAGATCGTAGTCGGTGCCGTAGATGCGGCGTCCGAGATGGCCCTTCGCGTACGCTTCCGCGAGCGCCTCCTCCAGCACCTTGGCGCCGAAGGCGAACTCGCCGCGGATGTAGATGTACGCGGTGTGGCTCTGGATGGCGTACGCGGAGAGCAGCGTGCCCTCGATCAGCAGGTGCGGGTTGCGCTCGATGATCTGCCGATCCTTGAACGTCCCGGGCTCGCTCTCGTCGGCGTTGACGCACAGGTAGCGCGGCTTGGGATTGTCCTTGGGCAGGAAGCCCCACTTCACGCCGGTCGGGAAGCCGGCGCCGCCACGA
Protein-coding sequences here:
- the nuoF gene encoding NADH-quinone oxidoreductase subunit NuoF; amino-acid sequence: MSEKILLRHEDVPDLRRLEVYERDGGYQAARQALGGMEPAALVELVKASGLRGRGGAGFPTGVKWGFLPKDNPKPRYLCVNADESEPGTFKDRQIIERNPHLLIEGTLLSAYAIQSHTAYIYIRGEFAFGAKVLEEALAEAYAKGHLGRRIYGTDYDLDIYVHRGAGAYICGEETGLIESLEGKRAYPRIKPPFPATHGLFASPTIVNNVETLACVPAIVSRGADWFKGIGPEKSPGPKLYCVSGHVNKPGVYELPMGTSLREIVYTHAGGIRDGKALKAVIPGGSSVPVFTAGEIDVAMDFESVAKAGSLLGSCGIIVMDEDTCMVRALQVIARFYRHESCGQCTPCREGTGWLEDLLMRLEHGGARPQDVDLLRRVADNMIGNTVCVLADAAAMPVQSFLSKFRPEFERHVETGGCPARGDRLHPAAAAAQA